One stretch of Cryomorphaceae bacterium 1068 DNA includes these proteins:
- the katG gene encoding catalase/peroxidase HPI translates to MKNLLLAVGLLLTWSVSAQDSSADAPKCPFGHDGSSQASTANGEYDTSVRAQLTPRDAKDNQEWWPNRLDLNVLRQQSEMTNPMGEDFDYREEFSSLDYEALKKDLTELMTESQDWWPADYGHYGGFFIRMAWHSAGTYRTGDGRGGSREGQQRFAPLNSWPDNANLDKARRLLWPIKQKYGSQISWADLIILTGNVALESMGFETLGFAGGREDVWEPRSNVYWGPETKWLDDERYTGDRELESPLAAVQMGLIYVNPEGPNGNPDPKLAAHDIRETFGRMGMNDEETVALIAGGHTLGKTHGAGPASNVGPEPERASIEEQGFGWTSTYKSGKGADAITSGLEVIWTTTPDQWSHGYFKALFNEEWELTKSPAGAHQWVAKDPKVMVPDAFDESKTHRPTMLTTDLSLIEDPEYRVISKRFLDNPEEFEEAFARAWFKLTHRDMGPKARLIGPEVPQEDFIWQDPVPVLDHQVIDSKDIEGLKSQILNSGLSVSELVSTAWASAATFRGSDMKGGANGARIRLEPMRSWESNNPQQLSKVLTTLESIQMDFNKKNKDKQVSMADLIVLAGSAAVEKASKDAGYEVKVPFTPGRMDATQEQTDPSSVAVLEPMADGFRNYTKTQYTLPPEALLIDKAQLMTLTAPEMTVLVGGMRAMGANYDGSEYGVFTDTPGQLTNDYFVNLLSMDNKWEPTTETKEMFVGKDRKTGEEKWKATRVDLIFGSNSELRALAEVYAASDANQKMVNDFVQAWVKVMELDRYDLL, encoded by the coding sequence ATGAAGAATTTACTACTGGCAGTTGGATTGCTCCTAACATGGTCCGTTAGTGCTCAAGATAGCTCGGCGGATGCTCCCAAATGTCCTTTTGGACATGACGGTAGCTCACAAGCAAGCACCGCAAATGGTGAATACGATACGTCCGTTCGTGCTCAACTAACACCAAGAGACGCTAAAGACAACCAAGAATGGTGGCCTAACCGTCTTGACTTGAACGTACTTCGTCAGCAGTCGGAAATGACCAACCCAATGGGAGAGGATTTCGACTACCGCGAAGAGTTCAGCAGCTTGGATTACGAAGCGTTGAAAAAGGATTTGACTGAGTTAATGACGGAATCTCAAGACTGGTGGCCTGCAGACTACGGTCACTACGGCGGATTCTTTATTCGCATGGCATGGCATAGTGCGGGAACGTATCGCACGGGCGACGGCCGTGGTGGGTCGAGAGAAGGACAGCAACGATTTGCGCCTTTGAATAGCTGGCCCGACAATGCCAACTTGGACAAAGCCAGAAGACTCTTGTGGCCTATAAAGCAGAAATACGGAAGCCAGATTTCTTGGGCTGATTTGATCATCCTTACGGGAAATGTTGCGCTCGAATCAATGGGGTTTGAAACCCTTGGTTTTGCGGGCGGACGAGAAGACGTTTGGGAGCCACGCAGCAATGTGTACTGGGGACCCGAAACGAAATGGCTTGACGACGAACGCTACACGGGAGACCGTGAGTTGGAATCACCATTGGCTGCTGTGCAAATGGGACTGATCTACGTAAACCCTGAAGGACCAAATGGAAATCCCGACCCGAAGCTAGCAGCTCACGACATTCGGGAGACTTTCGGCAGAATGGGGATGAACGATGAAGAAACCGTTGCGCTCATCGCAGGGGGGCACACTCTTGGTAAAACACACGGAGCAGGACCTGCATCAAACGTTGGTCCCGAGCCCGAAAGAGCATCAATAGAAGAGCAAGGATTCGGATGGACCAGTACTTACAAATCAGGTAAAGGCGCAGATGCTATCACTTCAGGCCTTGAGGTAATTTGGACAACTACTCCTGATCAATGGAGCCACGGATACTTCAAAGCTCTCTTTAACGAAGAGTGGGAATTGACAAAAAGTCCCGCAGGTGCGCATCAGTGGGTGGCAAAGGATCCTAAGGTTATGGTACCCGATGCATTTGACGAATCCAAAACACATAGACCAACGATGTTGACAACAGATCTTTCGTTGATAGAAGATCCGGAGTACCGCGTGATTTCAAAACGATTCTTGGACAATCCCGAAGAATTTGAAGAAGCTTTTGCTCGCGCTTGGTTTAAGTTGACGCACCGCGATATGGGTCCAAAAGCCCGATTGATCGGACCGGAAGTGCCTCAAGAAGATTTTATTTGGCAAGACCCCGTTCCAGTGCTAGACCATCAAGTAATCGACAGCAAGGATATCGAAGGCTTGAAATCGCAGATTTTGAATTCAGGTTTGTCCGTTAGCGAGCTGGTTTCTACCGCTTGGGCATCGGCAGCTACATTCAGAGGTTCTGACATGAAAGGTGGTGCCAACGGTGCGCGCATCCGATTGGAACCAATGAGAAGCTGGGAATCGAACAATCCACAGCAGCTCAGCAAGGTCTTGACGACTTTGGAAAGTATCCAAATGGACTTCAACAAGAAGAACAAGGATAAGCAAGTTTCCATGGCCGACTTGATTGTTTTAGCCGGTTCTGCAGCAGTAGAGAAAGCATCTAAAGATGCGGGTTACGAAGTGAAAGTGCCTTTTACTCCGGGTAGAATGGATGCCACTCAAGAGCAAACTGACCCTTCTTCAGTAGCTGTACTGGAGCCAATGGCCGATGGTTTCAGAAACTACACCAAGACGCAGTATACGCTTCCTCCTGAAGCGCTGTTGATCGACAAGGCGCAGTTGATGACATTGACCGCACCTGAGATGACTGTTCTGGTCGGAGGGATGCGCGCTATGGGTGCCAACTACGATGGTTCAGAATACGGTGTGTTTACAGATACGCCCGGTCAATTGACGAATGACTACTTCGTTAACTTACTCAGCATGGACAATAAGTGGGAGCCGACTACTGAAACGAAAGAAATGTTTGTAGGAAAAGACCGCAAGACGGGAGAGGAGAAATGGAAAGCCACAAGAGTAGACTTGATTTTCGGATCAAACTCTGAGCTCAGAGCTCTGGCCGAAGTCTATGCCGCTTCTGATGCCAATCAGAAAATGGTAAACGATTTTGTACAAGCATGGGTAAAGGTAATGGAGCTCGATCGCTACGATTTACTCTAG